Proteins encoded by one window of Lujinxingia litoralis:
- a CDS encoding peptidylprolyl isomerase: MNQLKQFNEVPSDYVGGEGELHAIVHTNHGVIDIKLFEKRAPKTVANFVGLATGKRPYTDLETFEETTGAFYDGVIFHRVIPGFMIQGGDPLGQGTGGPGYKFADEFHPELKHTKAGMLSMANAGPNTNGSQFFITLGPTPHLDNRHAVFGEVVSGMDVVEAIGNLPRDRRDRPHEDAVMQKVEIKRV, encoded by the coding sequence ATGAACCAGCTGAAGCAATTTAATGAAGTCCCCTCCGATTACGTGGGCGGCGAGGGTGAGCTGCACGCGATCGTTCACACCAACCACGGTGTGATCGACATCAAACTCTTTGAGAAGCGCGCGCCCAAGACCGTGGCCAACTTCGTGGGTCTGGCCACCGGGAAGCGCCCCTACACCGACCTGGAGACCTTTGAGGAGACCACCGGCGCGTTTTACGACGGGGTGATCTTCCACCGGGTGATCCCGGGCTTCATGATCCAGGGCGGCGACCCGCTGGGTCAGGGCACCGGGGGACCGGGCTACAAGTTTGCCGATGAGTTCCACCCGGAGCTCAAGCACACCAAAGCCGGGATGCTCTCGATGGCCAACGCCGGTCCGAACACCAACGGCAGCCAGTTCTTCATCACGCTGGGACCGACGCCGCACCTGGACAATCGCCACGCGGTCTTCGGGGAGGTGGTCTCGGGGATGGATGTGGTCGAGGCGATCGGCAACCTGCCGCGTGACCGCCGCGATCGTCCCCACGAAGACGCCGTGATGCAGAAGGTGGAGATCAAGCGCGTATGA